Proteins encoded within one genomic window of Equus caballus isolate H_3958 breed thoroughbred chromosome 20, TB-T2T, whole genome shotgun sequence:
- the TREML2 gene encoding trem-like transcript 2 protein codes for MDGAMAPAFLLLLLLWLQGCVSGVPAEGVYSKVRHLEGETLSVQCSYKNRKNRVEGKVWCKIRRKKCEPGFPRGWVQGPRYLLQDDVQAKVVNITMVALRRQDSGRYWCMRNSSGTLYPLMGFQLEVSPASTPKRNTPPTQLANIFQSGIVVTTGQAPTSGSDAPLTTSVTVFTPGPLTLARLLLSAASGTIRLTSMTEHSFISTSPSTTGPQTVTASPRNATASSDGPASTSTQAGRLHARLPSTRMCHTSQSLLNRLSPIRHQDPYPTVLVGVLTVLPVAVMLIVVYGFWKRRHIGSYSVCGDPSRSWRYPPGRPDPPWKTTWFEAT; via the exons ATGGATGGAGCCATGGCTCCCGcgttcctgctgctgctgctgctgtggctcCAGGGCTGTGTCTCAG GTGTCCCTGCCGAGGGCGTGTACTCCAAAGTGAGGCACCTGGAAGGGGAGACTCTGTCTGTGCAGTGCTCCTACAAGAACCGCAAAAACCGCGTGGAGGGCAAGGTGTGGTGCAAAATCAGGAGGAAGAAGTGTGAGCCTGGCTTCCCCCGTGGCTGGGTGCAGGGGCCACGCTACTTGCTGCAGGACGATGTCCAGGCCAAGGTGGTCAACATCACCATGGTGGCCCTCAGGCGCCAGGACTCGGGCCGGTACTGGTGCATGCGCAATAGCTCCGGGACCCTCTACCCTCTGATGGGCTTTCAGCTGGAAGTGTCTCCAG CATCCACACCCAAGAGAAACACTCCTCCTACACAGCTGGCCAACATCTTCCAGAGTGGAATTGTTGTGACAACAGGCCAAGCCCCCACCTCAGGCTCTGACGCCCCTCTCACCACCAGTGTGACGGTGTTCACACCTGGACCCCTCACCTTGGCCAGACTCCTGCTCTCTGCTGCCTCAGGGACCATCAGACTGACCTCCATGACAGAACACAGCTTCATCAGCACCAGCCCTTCCACCACGGGGCCCCAGACAGTGACTGCATCTCCCAGGAATGCCACAGCTTCTTCTGACGGCCCAGCATCCACCTCCACCCAGGCTGGGCGCCTGCACGCCAGATTGCCCAGCACAAGAATGTGCCACACCAGCCAATCTCTCCTCAACAGACTATCCCCCATCAG gCACCAGGATCCTTATCCCACTGTGCTCGTTGGGGTGCTGACGGTCCTCCCAGTGGCTGTGATGCTGATCGTGGTCTATGGGTTCTGGAAGAGGAGACACATAGGCA GCTACAGCGTGTGCGGCGATCCCTCAAGATCCTGGAGGTACCCACCTGGAAGACCGGATCCTCCGTGGAAGACTACTTGGTTTGAGGCCACTTAG